In the genome of Lacerta agilis isolate rLacAgi1 chromosome 2, rLacAgi1.pri, whole genome shotgun sequence, one region contains:
- the RRP9 gene encoding U3 small nucleolar RNA-interacting protein 2: MAAAGMKRKQQRQRGASASGSTAGGAARKKRKLPVAEEKAWQKAGSKLNEEISSDSEPDIPARKKNNEAADEIEETAQEKKLRLAKLYLEQLRQQEEEKAEEEAFEKDLVAGRLKEDVLEQKGKLQRQIAKILQPPDASEIRVLRGHQLPITCLVITPDDKYIFSAAKDCSIIKWDIESGKKVHVIRRGKKGSKDNHVGHTAHILSMAVSSDGKYLATGDRNKLILIWEAATCSHLYKFTGHRDAVSGLSFRKGTHQLYSASHDRSVKVWNVAENAYVETLFGHQDMITGLDSLSRECCVTSGGRDGTVRIWKIPEEAQLVFYGHQGSIDCIQLINEEHMVSGADDGSVCLWGLSKKKPLTTVKKAHSLHGTEGLEQPYWISSVAALLNSDLVATGSHSASVKLWKCGEGFRRLEPLFEIPLVGFVNSLKFSNSGNFLVAGIGQEHRLGRWWRIKEAKNSICIIPLKKTTAGNSQIPDEGS; the protein is encoded by the exons ATGGCGGCCGCGGGGATGAAGAGAAAGCAGCAGAGGCAGCGCGGAGCTTCTGCTTCGGGCTCAACGGCGGGGGGCGCAGCACGCAAGAAGCGCAAG CTCCCTGTTGCCGAGGAGAAAGCGTGGCAGAAAGCTGGCTCTAAGTTGAATGAGGAGATTTCCAGCGATTCTGAACCAGACAT CCCAGCAAGGAAAAAGAACAATGAAGCAGCAGATGAAATTGAGGAGACAGCACAAGAAAAGAAACTAAGATTAGCAAAGTTATATCTGGAGCAGCTTCGACAGCAAG aagaggaaaaagctgaAGAAGAGGCCTTTGAGAAGGATCTGGTTGCTGGCCGGCTGAAGGAAGATGTG CTCGAACAGAAAGGAAAATTGCAGCGACAAATTGCCAAAATC TTGCAGCCTCCAGACGCGTCTGAAATCAGGGTACTACGAGGTCACCAGCTCCCCATCACCTGTTTGGTCATCACACCAGATGATAAATACAtcttctctgcagccaaagactGTTCAATCATCAAAT GGGATATTGAGAGTGGGAAGAAGGTGCATGTGATCCGCAGAGGAAAGAAGGGGTCAAAGGACAACCATGTTGGCCACACAGCACACATTCTCTCCATGGCTGTCTCATCGGATGGTAAATACCTG GCTACAGGAGATAGGAACAAACTTATTTTGATCTGGGAAGCTGCAACCTGCAGCCACCTGTATAAGTTCACAGGTCACCGTGATGCCGTATCG GGCCTGTCTTTCCGGAAGGGGACCCACCAGCTGTACAGCGCTTCACATGATCGTTCAGTCAAAGTGTGGAACGTGGCTGAAAATGCTTACGTGGAAACTCT GTTTGGTCATCAAGACATGATCACAGGGCTGGACAGCTTGAGTCGGGAGTGCTGTGTGACGTCAGGAGGGAGGGACGGCACTGTCAGAATCTGGAAGATCCCTGAGGAAGCCCAGCTGGTGTTTTATGGGCACCA GGGCTCCATTGACTGTATTCAGCTGATCAATGAGGAGCATATGGTGTCTGGTGCGGACGATGG GTCAGTATGCCTCTGGGGTCTCTCAAAAAAGAAACCACTAACCACAGTGAAGAAAGCCCACAGTCTCCATGGCACAGAGGGCCTGGAACAACCATACTGGATCTCTTCAGTTGCTGCTTTGCTGAACAGTGACCTTGTAGCCACAG GTTCGCACAGTGCCAGTGTGAAGTTGTGGAAGTGTGGAGAGGGATTCCGGAGGCTGGAGCCACTCTTTGAGATTCCCCTG GTTGGCTTTGTTAATAGCTTGAAGTTCTCAAATTCTGGAAACTTCCTAGTTGCTGGAATTGGACAAGAACACAG ATTGGGTCGCTGGTGGAGGATCAAAGAGGCCAAGAACAGCATTTGCATTATTCCACTCAAGAAGACTACAGCAGGAAACTCACAGATACCTGATGAAGGCTCCTAA